Within the Candidatus Nitrospira nitrificans genome, the region ATCCGTTGGTTGCTCGAGGGGTGTTAGGGTTTCTGGCCGCGACACAGGCGACGGATGTTCGACCTGAGCAGGATGCGGAACCTGGAAAGATTTTGCATGAGACGCGCCTCGGGGAGATGGCGGCCCTGGGCGAGATTCCCTTCGGGAAATACTACGGCAGCGTCGATGCGACGCCGTTATTCATCGTCCTGGCGGGCGCGTACTACGAACGTACCGGCGATCGCCGGTTTCTCGCGACACTCTGGCCGCATATTCAGCTCGCTCTCCGGTGGATCGATCAGTACGGCGACCCCACCGGCATGGGCTTCACCACCTATGCGCGGCAGTCTGCCAACGGACTCGTGCATCAAGGATGGAAAGATTCTCATGATTCTGTGTTTCATGCGGATGGAACGGCTGCGAACGGACCGATTGCCCTGTGCGAGGTTCAGGCCTACGTATATCGAGCCAAACGAGCGGCGGCGGACGTGGCGCGGGTCTTGGGAGCTATCGATCAGGCCGATCGGTTGGTGAAGGAAGCCGACTCGCTACGCGAACGGTTCGAACGCGTCTTCTGGTGTGAAAGGCTCGGTTCCTATGCCCTGGCTTTGGACGGAAAGGGGCGCCCCTGTTGTGTGCGCACCTCGAACGCAGGCCATTGTCTGTATGGCGGCATTGCCGGGCAGGATCGCGGCGGACGCACTGCCCGGGCCCTGTTGCGCGAAGACATGTTCAGCGGATGGGGCATCAGAACGCTTGCCACATCGGAGAGACGCTACAATCCCATGTCCTATCACAACGGATCCGTGTGGCCTCACGACAATGCGATCATCGCAGCCGGCATGGCGGCCTACGGATACAAAGAAGGGGCCATCAAAATTCTCACCGGCCTGTTCGACGCCAGCCTGTTTCTCGACCTCCACCGAATGCCGGAATTATTTTGCGGATTTTCCCGGCGTCCGGGAGAAAGCCCGACACGCTATCCCACGGCCTGTGCCCCGCAAGCCTGGGCGGCCGGCGCCGGTTTTCAGGCATTACAAGCCTGTCTGGGTTTACAGATCGATGGGACTCGCCGCCTCGTGCAGTTTGTGCACCCTGTTCTCCCACCGTTCCTGGAACGAGTCGAATTACGCAACCTCACGATCGGCACTGCGAGCCTCGACCTCGTGCTTGATCGTCATGAAAACGAAGTGGCCCTGAGGGTCGCGCGGCGCACCGGCGAGGTGGAGGTGGCGCTCACGATGTAAAGGGATCGTATCGACAGATCCATGCCGCCCTCCTGTCTCTAACCGAGTCGACCGAAGAGTTGATTCGCCGGTATGCTCCAAAAATCCGTCTCGCGACTATTCATAGCGCAGGGCTTCGATTGGGTTCAGTTCGACGTTGGCTGCCGCGTCTCGGTAGTTGGTTTCGGCGAGATCGACATCCGCTTGCGACGGTTTACGATGAACTTCCGGCCCTCCTCCGCCGACAAGAGTGCCAACGCCCCTAACACGAGTGGTCCGAAGATCCAGAGAGGCAAGGGGCTGGTTCCGAAGATCTCGTTCCCGATCGGCGTGTAGGTGATGAGCGCCAAGATGATAAGCTCGGTGAGAATCCCCCACAGAATGAGCGGGTTGGTAAGCCATCCGAGTCGAGCCACCGACAGATGGTCGGATCGGCAGGCGAACACGTTCGCGACTTGTGCGAACACGATCCCGGCGAAGGTGACGGTTGTTGCCTCCTTATATAATGGGGAAGACCAATCCAGGTGTTCTCCCCAGGTCCAACCCTGACTGTTGAGATAGAGTAAGAATCCTCCCATCGCGATCCCTGTCTCAATGAGCCCGAGGAACAGATAGGCCCGCAGCAGGATGGGGAGGCTCAGCAGTCGCTCGCTTCGTGCGCGTGGGGGAAGGTCCATGACATCGGATTGTGGCCGTTCTGTTCCGAGACCCAGGGCGGGGATCATGTCGGTCCCAAGGTCGACTGCCAAGACTTGCGGAATTGTGAGGGCCAGCGGCATGCCGATGAAACCATAGCCAAGAAATGGGACGATTTCCGGGACGTTGCTCGCCAGTATGTAGGACGAGAATTTGCGAATGTTGTCATAGACAGTGCGGCCCTCTTCGATCGCACTCACGATCGTCGCGAAGTTGTCGTCGAGCAGTATCATGTCGGCTGTTTCTTTGGCGACATCCGTGCCGGTGATGCCCATCGCGATGCCGATGTCGGCTTTCTTGAGAGCCGGCGCGTCATTGACTCCGTCGCCGGTAACTCCAACCACTTCCCCCATCTCCTTGAACGTGGACACGATCCGCATCTTGTGGCGCGGGGCCATCCGGGCAAAGACCGGGTCCGGTTCGCCTGGCCGAGACGGGGTCAGCAGCCGACGGAGTCGCTCGTCGCTCATCTTATCGAGCTGCGGCCCTTCGATGACCGGAACGAAACTGCTCGGTGACGATGCAGCCTGTTCAGGAACCAGGCCGATCTTGCGTGCCACAGCTAGTGCCGTGAGCGGATGGTCGCCGGTGACCATCACGATGCGGACACCGGCTCTTTGGCATTTCGTGATGGCCTCAGGCACTTCTCGATGCGGCGGATCCATCATGGCCACCAGTCCGAGGAACGTCAGGCCTGATTCAATCGTTTCCACTTCAATGTGCTCAGGCTGATGAGCCACTTCGCGCGTGGCGACGGCGAGCACGCGGTAGGCCTGCTCGGCGAAGGATCGGCTCTGGCTTAGGATGCGCGTGCGCTCATGCGAGGTCATGGTTATGGCATTGCCATGGACCTGCGTGTTGGCGCAGAGAGGCAAAACCGACTCCGGAGCGCCTTTGGTGAATGCGATGAGTCGTCCTTCAGACCAATGAAGAGTACTCATCCTCTTCCGATCGGCGTCGAACGCGAGTTCTCCCATGCGCCGCAGGGGAGGTCGGTGAGCCAGTCCATGTTTGACGGCAAATTCCAACAACGCAACTTCCGTCGGATCGCCGGTGACCACGAAACGTCCATCGGACTTCCGGACGCGCTTGGCGTTCTGGCAATGAAGAAGCGCATCGAAGAAGGAACGCCATTGCACGGCGTCGGCTGTTCCGATCATGCGGCCTCTGGTGAAAAAGCAACCCTCGCGTGATTCGATCACAAGTCCGTCGGCGAAGAAACGATCCACTTTCATGCGATTTTCCGTTAATGTCCCCGTCTTGTCCGTGCAAATCACCTTGGTGCAGCCGAGGGTCTCAACGGAGGGCAGGTGCTTGATCAACGCGTTGCGCTTCGCCATCCGAAGGCTGCTCATGGCAAGGGCGAGGGTGACGGTCGGGAGTAAACCCTCCGGCACATTGGCCACGATGATGCCGATGCCGAAGATCGCACTGATCCAGAATCCGAGTCCCGTTGAGACACCGATCACGAAGAACGTGGCTCCCATGGCCAATGAAATGACGCCAACGATACGGGTGACCTTAATGATCTCTTGCTGAAGGGGACTGAGTTCGGTTTCGACCGTGGTGGTAAGCGCAGCGATCTTGCCGAACTCCGAACGCATTCCAGTGGCGAAGACTACGGCGCGACCATGTCCCGATAGGATGGTGGTGCCGGCAAAGACGAGATTCGGGAGGTCGAGCCAGTGTCCGTCTTGTGTGGCCTCGGCCATCCGTCGTTTCGGACTTGATTCGCCGGTTAGGGCGGCATTGTCCACCCGCATGCCTATCGCTTCGATGAGGCGCGCATCGGCCGGCACCCGTTCGCCTTCTTCTAAGATCAGTACATCGCCGGGCACGATTTCGTTTCGTGCGGCTTCGACGGATTGCCCGCCTCGCGTGACCCACGCTTTGCTCGGCAGCAGGCGGCGGAGTGCCTGAACGGCATGTTCCGCTTTGTATTCCTGGAAAAAAGCGAACCCGGCGTTGATGATGATGACGCAGAGGATGGCCCAACCCAGCGTTGCCATACCCTCACCGGGTCGCATGAAGTCGGCCGCAAAGGAGAGGCCGGCTGCGACCCAGAGGAGGATGGCGAGGAAGTGGGTGAAATGGCGGAAGAGCCCACGGAAGAGCGAGTAGTGATCCGGCTCGACGAGAACATTCGGTCCGTATCGAGCCAATCGCCATTGCGCCTCATCGGAAGACAAACCATCGTTGCTGGTTTCCAGCCGCTTCAGGACATTTTCGATCGGAAGTTGGTGAATGTCGTGATAGGGATAGGAAAAGTTCATACTGATACCTTAAAAATGCATCGGCGAACGATTCATCAAGTGTCTCCGAGTGGGAGCTTCAAAAAGGTCGACCAGCGAGGCCGCAGCGAGCGAAGGGCCGAGGCGTACCCTCTGGGGTACGTTGAGGGTCTGAGCGATGCGAGAACAATGCTGGCGGCCTTTTTCAACGTCCCCGCTAACGTCAGGCACGGGCTCCTCGCACGATCAGCACCGAGCAGGGAGCATGTCTCAACAGGCTTTCAGACACGCTGCCGAGATGGAGCCGCTCGCTCTTGGTCAACTCGCGCGAGCCGATCACCAGCAGCTGGTCATGATTGGCCTCCACGGATTTCACGATGGTATCGATCACGTGATTCATCTGGATCTGTGTGACGACGGGGTAGCCTTCTTTGATGAACTCGTCCCGCAGGGCATTGACCAGCGTGGTTGCGCGTTCGATGACCGGTCGTTTCAATTCGGCCAGTTGCGTCTCGGAGAGGTAACGCGCGGCGAAGTCCGTGACCGGACTTGCAGCCGAGGTCAGAATCGTGACGGTGGCGGCTTCGGGAAGAATGCGAGCACGGAGAAACCGCGCGGCGGCCCGTGACGGTTTGGAGTCATCGACCGCAAGGGCGACATGGAGAAGTTTCGGCATCGGCTGTTTCACGACCAACAGGGAACAAGGAGTAGCCGAAGCCACTTGCCGAGAGACGCTTCCCAACAAGAACCCTTGAATGTCGCTCAGGCCACGGGATCCCATCAGAATGAGGTCGGTCTTCAACCGCCTGGCCGTTTTCGCAATGGTATGGGGGAGCGAGCCATGCGCGAGGACGGTGTGAACCGTGGTGTGTGGCCCCATGGCAGCCTGTCCGAGGGCGAGGCGAGCTGCTCGCGCTGCATTGCGCAGGATCATGGTTCCGGCCTTCTCCATGGCGACAACGGCCCGTGTCGCCGCGACGGGGTTCTTGTTCCGAACGGCCTGGAGAGCCGGCTTATCCACGACGTGAAGCAACGTGACCTGTTCGAGTTCATGGCCGGCAAGCGCCTCGAGCGCCTGGATTCCCCACTGGGAATGCTCCGACCCATCGACCGCACACAAGATCCGCATGATGGATTTCCCTCCTCGACGAAGGTGATGTTGTGGAAATCATTCTGGGTATCAGACCTGCATCGGATATGCCTGTGAGAAGACGGCGCATGGAGGAAGAATGGGCTTTCTCCCAATGACTTACGGAGGGAAGCGGTCTCTCATCGCTTCGAGATGTTGCGGTATTTTGCGGCAGGAGCAGGTGAGCCACTGTGGTAATTCGCGTCAGTTGAGCTGGTGCGAACGCGATCGTTAGATATGGGGGATATGGACAAATCGTCTGTCGGTTGATTGAAAGTCGCATCGCAGGAGGGCGATAAAAGGAAGTGTGTTGGAGCGTAGCCGCGTCGAAGGAGGGACGATGAAAAAGACGAACACAGTGAAGAGGGCAAAGGTAATCAAAGTCAAAGACTTCGATTCCATGACAGTCAGTCAGGTCATGGAGAAGGCAGTCCAGTCCGTTCGCCTGAGGACGAAGGCAGACGTGATTGCGTCGCTCATGATCGAGGGTTTTGGGGCCGTCCCGGTCGTCGAGAATGGACGCAAGCTGGCCGGGATCGTCAGCGAGCACGATCTGCTGGCGGCCGTCGACGACGGTCATGGGCTTGGCGCGGTGTCGGCGAAAGATGTCATGACTTCCAACCCCTACTCAGTCAGGCCGGAAACGACGCTCGGGACGTTGGTCCATGTGCTGCGCGCAAGCGATCTGGTCCGCGTCCCCGTCGTGGATGACAAGGATAAATTGGTCGGTATCATCGCGAGACGCGATGTCTTGCGAACCTATCTCGCCACCGGCGGCAAACGATAACAGTGAGGAGCGTATGAGACAAACCGAATTCTTCCTGAAGGCCTGCGATCCGAAGACCTTGACGGTGGGACAGCTGATGCAGGACGCTGTCGCACGATGCAGCTCGCGCACGGACGCCTCGACGATCGCCCACATGATGACCCATCGGAACTTTGGAAGTCTTCCTGTCGTGGAAGAGGATGGCACTTTGGTCGGGATCGTGACCGAATATGATCTCCTCCAGGCCATGCTCGACGGCCGGGATCTTCGGAAGGTTACGGCGGCGGAAATCATGTCGGCTCATCCCGTGACCGTGACGGAGGATCAAACCCTCCATCAGGTAGCCGACCTCTTCCAGGATCGCTATTTGACCCGCGTGCCGGTGGTCCGGAACAACAAGTTGGTGGGGATTTTGGCCAGGCGTGATCTATTGTATGGCTATATGAAGGCGTCGCAGTATTGGTCGTGATTACTCCGGACGGCATCCGGAACAAATCATCGCCTGCTTCGACAAGCATATGAGTCGTCGTCGGGCACGATCCGAGAAGCAACTGCCGGAGCGCGCGTCTCGGTGCGATGAGATGTCAGGAAAGGAGACACTCCATGAGCATGATCACCACCAAAGATGGCGTCGAAATCTTCTACAAGGACTGGGGTCCTAAGAACGCGCAGCCCATCGTTTTTCATCACGGCTGGCCGCTCAGCGCCGACGACTGGGACACGCAGATGCTCTACTTCGTTGGGAAAGGGTATCGCGTCATTGCGCATGACCGGCGCGGCCAGGGCCGATCGAGCCAGGTCACCGATGGTCATGACATGGACCACTACGCCGCGGACGTCGCCGCGGTCGTCACGCATCTCGGGCTACGCGCCGCTGTCCATATCGGCCATTCGACCGGCGGCGGCGAGGCGACGCACTATGTCGCTCACCACGGCAAGGGCCATGTCGCAAAGCTGGTGCTCATCGGCGCGGTGCCGCCGATCATGGTGAAGACGGCCGCCAATCCAGGCGGTTTGCCGATTGAGGTCTTTGACGACCTTCGGCGAAAGCTCGCCGCCAACCGCGCGCAGTTCTATCGTGATTTCGCGAGCGGCCCCTTCTACGGGTACAACCGGCCGGGCGCGAAGGTGTCCGAGGCCGTGATCGAGAATTGGTGGCGCCAGGGTATGATGGGCGGCGCGAAAGCGCAGTACGACGGCATCAAGGCGTTCTCGGAGACCGACTTCACCGAGGACCTACAATTCATCGACGTGCCGACGCTCGTGATGCATGGCGACGACGACCAGATCGTGCCGATCGCCGATTCCGCGCTGCTCTCGGCGAAGCTCCTCAAGAAGGGCACACTGAAGGTCTACCAGAAACTCCCTCATGGCATGTGCACCACGCATGCCGATGTCATCAACGCGGATCTGCTCAACTTCATCGAGAGGTGAAGGGGGGCAGGTTGTGCAGCAGCGATCGACCGTGACGCCGTTGCGATGAAGGCGACAAGCGTGCGATTCCGCCAGGTGACGTGGCGGTGTCAATTGACGAAGCGACCATTTGCTTGATAGAAGAACTCAAGCGGACGGTATTGGATGACTGCTTCAGCGAATATGGAGGCTGATCATGGCGGCGAAGAAAGCCGACGAGGCAAGCCCTCTCGTCAGTGACCGCGACGATACGAGGGGCGCCGGCCCTTCGCGGCGTGACATTCTGATTCACGGAAGCAAGGTGGCGGCCGGCTTGGGGGTTTCCGCCTTACTGGGCAATTTAGGAGTCTTCACGGGGAGATCGTATGGAATGGACCGATCGACCATGAGCCTCCTCGATTCACTGATTCCCGCTCGCACGGCCTTGCTGGTGATCGACATGCAGCGTGACTTTCTTCTGCCGGAAGGGTACGCGGCGCAGGCGGGACTGGACATCGCGCCGTTGGCCGCGACCATCCATCCGATCAAAAAACTGCTCGCGATAGGGCGAAAAACCGACCTGCTGATTGTGCATACCCGCGAAGGCCATGTGCCCGACCTGTCCGATTGTCCGCCGTACAAGCTGGAGCGGAGTCGCAGGGCCGGCGCGGAAATCGGCTCCAAGGGCCCGCTCGGTCGTCTGCTGGTGCGGGGCGAAGCCGGGCACGATTTCGTGGATGCTCTGCGCCCCCTGGAACGGGAGATCGTCATCGACAAGCCTGGGTATAGCGCATTCGCTCATACGGGATTGCAACAAGCATTGACGAAGCGAGGCATTGAAACACTGATTTTGACGGGTGTCACCACGGAGGTATGCGTCAGCTCGACGTTGCGTGGGGCAGTCGACTTCGGGTACCGCTGTATTACCGTGAGCGATGCCTGCGCTTCGAGCAATCCGGTTCTGCACGAGGCTGCTCTGGCCATGATCGGCGTGGAAGGCGGCATCTTCGGCGAAGTCGCCACCACCGCTCAGGTTGTGGAACGATTCAGCCGCTGACTCAGATGGTTGCTCTTCTCCGCAACGCGCCGGACCGGCATCGCCACATATGGCTTTCGGATAATAGGCGGCCGCTTTACGCTTTACCTTCGTCCGGCGTATTCAAGGGCGCTGCCCTTATGGGCCGCGATATGATCGGTCTTGTCGCTTTTGATTTCGTATTGAGGATCGTCTTCCGAGGCGTGATGCACATGACCCTTGTAGTCGAAATTCTTGGTATGGACGGCAATGACGGTTCCCGACACTCGGCCCGCCTCGGAATTCCAGCGTACATGATCGCCGATCTTAAACTTCTTAGCCATCCTCCTCATTCCTTCCAGTGCTCGACCAGAGACGCAAAGCGGAAAGAATGGACTACATGATGATCTCGCAGGGTTGTAAAAAGACTTTCAGAGGGATTTGACGGTCATCATGGCCTTGAATATGGTTGGCACGAAGCTCCTTGAGCGCTGTAACGATCTGCGGCAGAAACGTGGCCTCATATCCGAGCGCAACCATAAACAGCGTATTCGTACCATGGTTGGTTAAGGAGTTGGAAGCCGGGACGGTCCCGGTCACGCCCCTGCCTCCCACCCCTGAAATCACCGTGTATCCCTTGATCCCAAGTTTGTTGAATAGCGCAACGATCTCGTCTTCAAGCCCCTTCCCACAGACAATGTGAAGCATCTTCATGGGCGTCCTCTTCGACGGTGTGTGGTGGCCGGGGATATCCTTGTTGAGCCTACCACAGCAGTGAACATTCATAAAGCAATGCGGTGTCGCGCTGCCTCAAGAGTGCTCAGACCGATGTCCTCCGCGCCGATCGTTTGACTCGCCAGGAATCCGTTTATATACTTAAGATCCTCAACCGGAGACGATCCAGATGAAAATAGCCATTGGCTTGCTCGTCTTAGTGGGCCTGCTCGTCGGAGTGGCGCTCGCGCTGCCCTTCCTGATCGACCTCAATAAGTATCAAGACCAGTACAAGCCGCTCATCGAAGACGCGCTGAATCGCAAGGTCCAACTACAAGATATTCGATTGACGGTCTGGCCAAGAATCGGCGCTCGGGTGACGGGGTTTGCGGTGCTGGATGATCAGGCCTTTAGCGCGGACCCCTTTGCGTCGCTCTCGTCGTTGGATGTGGGTGTGAAACTGATGCCGTTGCTGAGCGGCAAAGTCGAAGTGGAGGAGATCACGCTTCGCCGGCCGGTCATTACGGTCATTAAGAACAAAAACGGGGTTCTGAACGCCTCCACCATCGGACGCAAAGGCGTGCCGGTGCCTGAGAAACCTTCGCGCGCCCCGATTCCTTCGACGGAAGGGCCGCTCAAGATTTTGGCGCTGCTGGCGGTGGACCGAGTGTCGATCGACGGCGGGAAATTGACCTATCGTGACCTCTCTGCCGCCAAACCGACGGAATATGTATTGCAAGATTTGGAGGTGCTCCTGCAATCAGTGCGGCTTGGGCAAACGCCGAGTTTGCATGTCGGCTCGCTGGTGCAGCCGTTCAATCTGCCGGTGAAACTCGACGGTTCTTTTGGTCCGCTGAGAGAGACGATGGACATCGAGGCGATCAACTTCCAGCTGGGCCTGGGAAAGACGGACTTTACCATTACCGGAAAAGCCGCGGGGAATGATGCCATCATCGATATCAGCTCGCCGGTGATCAATACCGCGAACTTACCGGTTGCGCTTCCCCTGAAAACACCGGTTGAGATCAAGAATCTCCAGATGACGGCGGAAGTGATGGGGCAAGAGGCCAAGCTGAAATCCCTGTCGTTCCGCCTGTTCGACGGCGAGGTGAAGGGGCAAGGCAAAGTGATCGCCGGATCGGACATGCCTCCGTTCAAGGGGGCCGTGACGATTCAAGGATTGCAACTCGGCCCGGCGCTGAATGCGGTCGCCGAGACGCCGATCTCGATCAGCGGGACGGCCGGTGCGGACCTGTCGGTGCAAGGGCGGGGGTTCTCAATGCCGGATCTGACCAAGGCGTTGGAGGGGACCGGCCGCATGGCCGTGAAAGATGGAAAGATCGAAGGGGTGAATCTTCTCCAGGAAGTGGTCTCGGCCCTCAAAGTGGCCGGCATTTCCATCGACGATGTGAAGGCCACGGCTTTTTCGACGATCGAGACGGATCTCGCCATCAAGCAAGGGGTGATCAATGTGCAGCGGCTCTTGATGGATAGCCATGATTTTCAAGCGACCGGCGGGGGCACGATCGGGTTTGATCAGCGGCTGAATCTTGCCGTGAATCTCACCCTCTCCCAAGGTGTGAGCCAAAAGATCGCGGCCGCATCGCCCGTCGCCAAAATCGCCTTGAAAGACGGCCGGTTGAGTCTTCCGCTCATGATTACC harbors:
- a CDS encoding amylo-alpha-1,6-glucosidase, with product MNDIIRWNDQYYIRASSSLADGRTEVLKQGETFAVFDRYGDIHHALSGPQGLYHEGTRFLSRFELLLQAQRPMLLSATVKDDNALFTGDLTNPDLILDGQRPIPRGTLHVCRTRFLWQGTWHERIRVHNYGTTKVPLSLTVILDTDFADLFEARGRQRPRRGSRLKTLRSKAGLVFGYKGLDGTIRRTSVRCSPDPKRVTADGFVIESNIPSHANLSWEISIACEIEPQLDRTSLAYDRARHEVDRALRSDKADDAHVYTANEQFNHWLNRSLADLHMLISATPQGLYPYAGVPWFSVPFGRDGIITALQMLWMNPLVARGVLGFLAATQATDVRPEQDAEPGKILHETRLGEMAALGEIPFGKYYGSVDATPLFIVLAGAYYERTGDRRFLATLWPHIQLALRWIDQYGDPTGMGFTTYARQSANGLVHQGWKDSHDSVFHADGTAANGPIALCEVQAYVYRAKRAAADVARVLGAIDQADRLVKEADSLRERFERVFWCERLGSYALALDGKGRPCCVRTSNAGHCLYGGIAGQDRGGRTARALLREDMFSGWGIRTLATSERRYNPMSYHNGSVWPHDNAIIAAGMAAYGYKEGAIKILTGLFDASLFLDLHRMPELFCGFSRRPGESPTRYPTACAPQAWAAGAGFQALQACLGLQIDGTRRLVQFVHPVLPPFLERVELRNLTIGTASLDLVLDRHENEVALRVARRTGEVEVALTM
- a CDS encoding cation-translocating P-type ATPase, coding for MNFSYPYHDIHQLPIENVLKRLETSNDGLSSDEAQWRLARYGPNVLVEPDHYSLFRGLFRHFTHFLAILLWVAAGLSFAADFMRPGEGMATLGWAILCVIIINAGFAFFQEYKAEHAVQALRRLLPSKAWVTRGGQSVEAARNEIVPGDVLILEEGERVPADARLIEAIGMRVDNAALTGESSPKRRMAEATQDGHWLDLPNLVFAGTTILSGHGRAVVFATGMRSEFGKIAALTTTVETELSPLQQEIIKVTRIVGVISLAMGATFFVIGVSTGLGFWISAIFGIGIIVANVPEGLLPTVTLALAMSSLRMAKRNALIKHLPSVETLGCTKVICTDKTGTLTENRMKVDRFFADGLVIESREGCFFTRGRMIGTADAVQWRSFFDALLHCQNAKRVRKSDGRFVVTGDPTEVALLEFAVKHGLAHRPPLRRMGELAFDADRKRMSTLHWSEGRLIAFTKGAPESVLPLCANTQVHGNAITMTSHERTRILSQSRSFAEQAYRVLAVATREVAHQPEHIEVETIESGLTFLGLVAMMDPPHREVPEAITKCQRAGVRIVMVTGDHPLTALAVARKIGLVPEQAASSPSSFVPVIEGPQLDKMSDERLRRLLTPSRPGEPDPVFARMAPRHKMRIVSTFKEMGEVVGVTGDGVNDAPALKKADIGIAMGITGTDVAKETADMILLDDNFATIVSAIEEGRTVYDNIRKFSSYILASNVPEIVPFLGYGFIGMPLALTIPQVLAVDLGTDMIPALGLGTERPQSDVMDLPPRARSERLLSLPILLRAYLFLGLIETGIAMGGFLLYLNSQGWTWGEHLDWSSPLYKEATTVTFAGIVFAQVANVFACRSDHLSVARLGWLTNPLILWGILTELIILALITYTPIGNEIFGTSPLPLWIFGPLVLGALALLSAEEGRKFIVNRRKRMSISPKPTTETRQPTSN
- a CDS encoding universal stress protein, whose product is MRILCAVDGSEHSQWGIQALEALAGHELEQVTLLHVVDKPALQAVRNKNPVAATRAVVAMEKAGTMILRNAARAARLALGQAAMGPHTTVHTVLAHGSLPHTIAKTARRLKTDLILMGSRGLSDIQGFLLGSVSRQVASATPCSLLVVKQPMPKLLHVALAVDDSKPSRAAARFLRARILPEAATVTILTSAASPVTDFAARYLSETQLAELKRPVIERATTLVNALRDEFIKEGYPVVTQIQMNHVIDTIVKSVEANHDQLLVIGSRELTKSERLHLGSVSESLLRHAPCSVLIVRGARA
- a CDS encoding CBS domain-containing protein, whose amino-acid sequence is MKKTNTVKRAKVIKVKDFDSMTVSQVMEKAVQSVRLRTKADVIASLMIEGFGAVPVVENGRKLAGIVSEHDLLAAVDDGHGLGAVSAKDVMTSNPYSVRPETTLGTLVHVLRASDLVRVPVVDDKDKLVGIIARRDVLRTYLATGGKR
- a CDS encoding CBS domain-containing protein — its product is MRQTEFFLKACDPKTLTVGQLMQDAVARCSSRTDASTIAHMMTHRNFGSLPVVEEDGTLVGIVTEYDLLQAMLDGRDLRKVTAAEIMSAHPVTVTEDQTLHQVADLFQDRYLTRVPVVRNNKLVGILARRDLLYGYMKASQYWS
- a CDS encoding alpha/beta fold hydrolase encodes the protein MSMITTKDGVEIFYKDWGPKNAQPIVFHHGWPLSADDWDTQMLYFVGKGYRVIAHDRRGQGRSSQVTDGHDMDHYAADVAAVVTHLGLRAAVHIGHSTGGGEATHYVAHHGKGHVAKLVLIGAVPPIMVKTAANPGGLPIEVFDDLRRKLAANRAQFYRDFASGPFYGYNRPGAKVSEAVIENWWRQGMMGGAKAQYDGIKAFSETDFTEDLQFIDVPTLVMHGDDDQIVPIADSALLSAKLLKKGTLKVYQKLPHGMCTTHADVINADLLNFIER
- a CDS encoding isochorismatase family protein, which encodes MSLLDSLIPARTALLVIDMQRDFLLPEGYAAQAGLDIAPLAATIHPIKKLLAIGRKTDLLIVHTREGHVPDLSDCPPYKLERSRRAGAEIGSKGPLGRLLVRGEAGHDFVDALRPLEREIVIDKPGYSAFAHTGLQQALTKRGIETLILTGVTTEVCVSSTLRGAVDFGYRCITVSDACASSNPVLHEAALAMIGVEGGIFGEVATTAQVVERFSR
- a CDS encoding hypervirulence associated TUDOR domain-containing protein, producing MAKKFKIGDHVRWNSEAGRVSGTVIAVHTKNFDYKGHVHHASEDDPQYEIKSDKTDHIAAHKGSALEYAGRR
- a CDS encoding P-II family nitrogen regulator, whose product is MKMLHIVCGKGLEDEIVALFNKLGIKGYTVISGVGGRGVTGTVPASNSLTNHGTNTLFMVALGYEATFLPQIVTALKELRANHIQGHDDRQIPLKVFLQPCEIIM
- a CDS encoding AsmA family protein: MKIAIGLLVLVGLLVGVALALPFLIDLNKYQDQYKPLIEDALNRKVQLQDIRLTVWPRIGARVTGFAVLDDQAFSADPFASLSSLDVGVKLMPLLSGKVEVEEITLRRPVITVIKNKNGVLNASTIGRKGVPVPEKPSRAPIPSTEGPLKILALLAVDRVSIDGGKLTYRDLSAAKPTEYVLQDLEVLLQSVRLGQTPSLHVGSLVQPFNLPVKLDGSFGPLRETMDIEAINFQLGLGKTDFTITGKAAGNDAIIDISSPVINTANLPVALPLKTPVEIKNLQMTAEVMGQEAKLKSLSFRLFDGEVKGQGKVIAGSDMPPFKGAVTIQGLQLGPALNAVAETPISISGTAGADLSVQGRGFSMPDLTKALEGTGRMAVKDGKIEGVNLLQEVVSALKVAGISIDDVKATAFSTIETDLAIKQGVINVQRLLMDSHDFQATGGGTIGFDQRLNLAVNLTLSQGVSQKIAAASPVAKIALKDGRLSLPLMITGTTQAPSYGVDLKGLTGKVQEQVKKRVEEAVDGLLKGTTKPEDLQKEGKELLKGLFGR